One genomic region from Bacillus sp. SLBN-46 encodes:
- a CDS encoding extracellular solute-binding protein, protein MKIKKVASILFAASLTVSGLAGCSTGNKDSKTAGSKDGVTTIEFWAAPNPTQQVYWKEVAEEFTKENPKIKVNVSPMKESPTSEASIQSAIAGGSAPTLSENINRGFAAQLADSKALVPLDELDGWKEVTESRKMENTMKGWEFADGHQYVLPIYSNAMLFGWRLDILKELGFNEAPKTYSEMLAVAKKLKEKYPDKYVWAKADLADPTAWKRWFDFFMLYDAASNGNKFVEGTKFTGEAKAGEQVLSLVDGLRKENALLPKQAKDPFESGLGIFTDIGPWTIPYWADKFPDMKFNETYTLALPPVPDDMDPANAKTFADTKGLVVYASATKEQQKAAMEFIKWVYANPENDVKWLEKTSLPPARDDLTSNDAFKAFFDKNPALQPYAAAVPNGIPSMDNAKYNDIQTLIGQQAFNPVVKGEKDPKTAWKDMQKAIEGALK, encoded by the coding sequence ATGAAAATAAAAAAAGTAGCATCGATCTTATTTGCAGCATCACTTACTGTTTCCGGTCTTGCAGGATGTTCAACAGGAAACAAGGATTCAAAAACAGCAGGTTCAAAAGATGGAGTAACAACGATTGAATTCTGGGCCGCTCCAAACCCAACGCAACAAGTATATTGGAAGGAAGTAGCGGAGGAATTCACAAAAGAAAATCCTAAAATCAAAGTAAATGTTAGTCCGATGAAGGAAAGCCCAACATCTGAAGCAAGCATCCAATCAGCGATCGCTGGTGGAAGTGCTCCAACATTATCTGAAAACATTAACCGTGGGTTCGCGGCACAATTAGCAGATAGTAAAGCGCTTGTTCCACTGGATGAATTAGATGGATGGAAGGAAGTAACTGAAAGCCGTAAGATGGAAAATACAATGAAGGGCTGGGAATTCGCAGACGGCCACCAATATGTATTACCAATCTACTCTAACGCGATGTTATTTGGTTGGAGACTCGATATCTTAAAAGAGCTTGGCTTTAACGAAGCACCAAAAACCTACAGCGAAATGCTAGCTGTTGCTAAGAAATTAAAAGAAAAATATCCTGATAAATATGTTTGGGCAAAAGCGGACTTAGCTGACCCAACGGCTTGGAAGAGATGGTTTGACTTCTTCATGCTTTACGATGCAGCGTCAAACGGTAACAAGTTTGTGGAAGGAACAAAATTCACTGGCGAAGCAAAAGCAGGCGAACAAGTTCTTTCATTAGTTGATGGTCTTCGTAAAGAGAATGCGTTACTTCCGAAGCAAGCAAAAGATCCATTTGAAAGTGGATTAGGAATCTTCACTGACATTGGTCCTTGGACTATTCCATACTGGGCAGACAAATTCCCGGATATGAAGTTTAACGAAACTTATACATTAGCATTACCGCCAGTTCCAGATGATATGGACCCGGCAAACGCGAAAACTTTCGCTGATACAAAAGGTTTAGTTGTATACGCTTCTGCAACGAAAGAACAACAAAAAGCAGCAATGGAATTCATCAAGTGGGTGTATGCTAACCCTGAAAATGATGTGAAATGGCTTGAAAAGACAAGCTTACCACCTGCACGTGATGATTTAACATCTAATGATGCGTTCAAAGCGTTCTTTGATAAAAACCCAGCATTACAACCATATGCAGCCGCTGTTCCAAACGGAATTCCTTCAATGGATAACGCTAAATACAATGATATTCAAACATTAATTGGCCAACAGGCATTCAATCCAGTAGTAAAGGGTGAAAAAGATCCAAAAACTGCATGGAAGGATATGCAGAAGGCTATTGAGGGGGCTCTTAAGTAA
- a CDS encoding sugar ABC transporter permease — MSTKQGRLGWLFASPYLLYAIVFFLIPLVWSLFLSFTDWNLIAPTFSFVGLENYSEAFKSPGVQSAFFVSFKFMAVFVPLVIASSIIVALIVQGLPKFKGLFLIGFFLPYLASGVVSSLIIKGLLSYNSPVNEFLRGSLGLDIDWLGSPFAALFTVAVIIAWKFTGYYALILTSGFESIDKEVYEAASIDGVTGWQRFWKITFPLLYPALFTVLILSIGVTFGIFTEVYQLTGGGPNFATNTWQMEIFTRAFSNLQAGYASAIAIIASVVTFISIFIIRKLLEMWGKRNGWS, encoded by the coding sequence ATGAGCACGAAACAAGGAAGGTTGGGCTGGCTTTTTGCCAGTCCTTATCTTTTATACGCCATTGTTTTCTTTCTAATTCCGCTGGTGTGGTCATTATTTCTTTCTTTTACTGATTGGAACTTAATTGCGCCTACGTTCAGTTTCGTGGGATTGGAAAATTATTCGGAGGCTTTTAAAAGTCCAGGAGTACAATCGGCTTTCTTTGTATCATTTAAATTTATGGCCGTGTTTGTCCCATTGGTGATTGCGTCATCGATTATCGTGGCCTTGATCGTTCAAGGATTACCGAAATTCAAAGGGTTATTTTTAATTGGCTTTTTCCTTCCTTACTTAGCGTCAGGGGTTGTTTCCTCTCTGATTATAAAAGGACTTTTATCGTATAACAGTCCGGTGAATGAATTTTTACGAGGGTCGTTAGGTTTAGATATTGACTGGCTTGGAAGCCCGTTTGCGGCATTGTTTACGGTTGCCGTCATTATCGCTTGGAAATTCACTGGCTACTATGCGCTTATTTTAACATCAGGCTTTGAAAGCATTGATAAGGAAGTATACGAAGCAGCTAGTATCGATGGAGTGACAGGTTGGCAGCGTTTTTGGAAGATTACGTTCCCGCTTCTATACCCGGCATTGTTTACGGTCTTAATTTTATCGATTGGTGTGACGTTCGGTATTTTCACAGAGGTGTACCAGTTAACAGGCGGTGGACCAAACTTTGCAACGAATACATGGCAAATGGAGATTTTCACAAGAGCATTCTCTAATCTTCAGGCAGGATATGCTTCTGCGATAGCAATCATTGCTTCTGTTGTCACGTTTATTTCGATTTTTATCATCCGAAAACTTCTAGAAATGTGGGGGAAACGAAATGGATGGAGCTAA
- a CDS encoding carbohydrate ABC transporter permease codes for MDGAKKKGVWFRYLLAIVLLLVMIFPYIYMVLNSFADWDQVDKKLIPTQFSLKSYEWLLGGGEAVIPRPWVSAFFNSFLVSAGSTFLMMVTGVMVAYALAKIPFKGRDTINNVILFQMFFPAIILLIPTFLVIQRIGMYDSYWGMILPKALSLWAVFMYTNFFKAIPDTFIEAAKLDGASELQIMFKIVLPMSKSITTVIFLFLFMERWTELLWDMLVVKSDSMLTLNVLLSQMFGPYGGYPGPMYAASVLLTLPIIIIFLLFAKKFQEGMQFTLK; via the coding sequence ATGGATGGAGCTAAGAAAAAGGGAGTATGGTTTCGCTACCTACTTGCGATCGTTCTCTTACTAGTCATGATTTTTCCATACATTTATATGGTATTGAATTCTTTTGCTGATTGGGATCAAGTTGATAAAAAGCTCATTCCCACACAGTTTAGCTTGAAATCGTATGAGTGGCTTCTTGGCGGAGGAGAAGCGGTCATTCCAAGACCTTGGGTGAGTGCTTTCTTCAACAGTTTTCTCGTGTCAGCCGGTTCGACTTTCTTGATGATGGTCACTGGGGTCATGGTGGCTTATGCATTAGCAAAAATTCCTTTCAAAGGAAGAGACACGATTAACAACGTGATTTTGTTCCAAATGTTTTTCCCGGCGATCATTTTGTTAATCCCAACGTTCTTGGTGATTCAACGAATTGGTATGTATGACTCGTATTGGGGCATGATTTTGCCAAAAGCTCTCAGCTTATGGGCTGTGTTTATGTATACGAACTTCTTCAAGGCGATTCCAGATACGTTTATTGAAGCGGCGAAGTTGGATGGAGCGAGCGAGTTGCAGATTATGTTCAAAATCGTGTTGCCGATGTCGAAGTCGATTACTACGGTTATTTTCTTGTTCTTGTTCATGGAACGTTGGACAGAGCTTTTATGGGATATGTTAGTGGTGAAGAGCGACAGCATGCTGACACTGAATGTGTTGCTATCACAAATGTTTGGTCCATACGGCGGCTATCCAGGCCCGATGTATGCAGCATCCGTATTACTAACACTTCCGATTATTATCATTTTCTTACTGTTTGCGAAAAAGTTCCAAGAAGGAATGCAGTTTACGCTTAAATAA